AGGTCGAGATGGGGAATGTCGGGCAGCACTACTTTCAGTGGCGCTATCCGCATCTGGGTGCACCGTGGGTTGCCCCCGATCCGGCCACCCCGCTGATCTACGCCTCGAATATCGACACCGGCAGCCACTGGGAACTCTACCGCGCCACCTTTGACGGCGGTGGACGACGGTTGACCTTCAACAATGGTGAGACGGTGGCCTTCTCGTGGCGGCGAAGCTGGGACCCTAACCAACACTTTCTGGTGGTTGACTCACGGCGGAATAGTCCTCAGTATCGCCAGATCTATTTGCTCAATGCTGTTGCTGCCGATGCCGGTGAGCAGGCAGCCGGCGCTAGCGTGGTTCGGATTAGCTACAGCAATGCTGACGGTAACTTCCCGCCATCGGATAACGACTCCTCAAGCATTCCGGGGAGCGAGTACAACGCCTCGGTGTCGCCGGATGGTACGCTGCTGGCGTTTGTCTCCGAGCGACAGGGGATTCCACAACTCTACCTTCGCCGCCTGAATGTGTCACCATTGCGCGGCTACGCCAGTCCAATTACCGCCTACGACCGGCCATGTAATGTTGAAAGCCCGACCTGGTCGCCCGATGGTCGCTATCTGTTCTGGGTTACGAATTGTGAGGGGAACTTTGAGATCTATCGGGCTACTATCGTGTTCTACTACATTGATGACCTCTTTGCGAGCATAAGTCTGAACAATATTCGCAACCTGAGCAACAACGCAGCAAACGACCGCTTCGCGCGCATCTCACCTGACGGCAGGACGATTGCCTTCGCCAGCGACCGCGACGGGAACTGGGAAATCTATGTGATGAACAGCGATGGGAGTAATGTGCGTCGATTGACCAACAACGCAGCAACCGACGACTCGCCAACCTGGTCACTTACCAACCAACAGCTCGCGTTTGCCAGTGATCGTGACGGTGACTTCGAGATTTACATTCTCAATGTCAGTGATGGCGCTATCGTGCAGCAGGTGACACAAAACACTGCCCAGGATCGCTGGCCGTTGTGGGCGCAATAAACCAGCCTGACAGGGGATCAGGGTGATCTAGGGTAAGTTCATCTACCCATGCTAACGGGCGTGGGGCGGGTTGGCAGCCCACCTCACGTCCTGATGGTAGCCGCGGTACGATCCCTCTTCAGGTGGCAGCCGGCTCGCGTGAGATCAACACCTTATCGACGCGCAGACCATCCATATCCACGACCGCAAACCGCCATCCCCCCCAATAAACAACATCATCGGCACACGGTACCAAACCTCTTCAGGTGGCAGCCGGCTCGCGTGAGATCAACACCTTATCGACGCGCAAGCCATCCATATCCACGACCGCAAACCGCCATTCACCCCAATAAACAACATCACCGGCCCACGGTCCAAAACCTCTTCAGGTGGCAGCCGGCTCGCGTGAGATCAACACCTTATCGACGCGCAGACCATCCATATCCACGACCTCAAACCGCCATTCCCCCCAATGCACAACATCACCGGCACGGGGAATTTGTCCGATCAGACTGATCACCAGACCGGCCAGCGTTTCGTAGCGATACGTCTCCTCTTCGGGCAGCTCGTCAACATCGAGCAGCGTGCGCACCTCATCAATCGGCAGCGAACCCTCTACCAGATACGAGCCATCCTCGCGGCGCACAATCGGTGGGGGCGTTGCATCATCATACTCATCGTCAATTTCACCAACAATCTCTTCCAACACATCTTCCAGAGTGACAACGCCTTCGATCCCGCCCAGTTCACCGACCACCAGCGCCATATGCCGTCGACTACGGCGAAACGTCGTCAACAACGCCGAGGCACGACTGTTTTCCGGGACATACAGCGGTGGCGAAACAGCTTCACGCACCAGCGCCTGTTCGCCCTGTTTCCGGTAGAGGAGAAGCAGATCGCGCACATGGACAATCCCCACAATCTGATCGGGTGTCTCTTCGTAGACGGGAAAACGCGAGTAACCGCTTGCCAGCAACTCATCAATGACTTCGCCGAGGGTGCGGTCAGCGGCGACCATTTCCACTTCGTGGCGCGGCGTCATAATATGGCGCACCGCCCGGTCACTGAAACGGAAGACCCGATCAATAAATTGCTGTTCTTGCAGTTCAACCTCACCGGTTTCGGTGCCTTCGCGCACCAGCGCTCGAATATCCTCCTCGGTCACCCGTTCTTCGGCGACGTTTGCCCTACCCAGGATCATCAGGACAAACCGGGTTGAGGCACTCAATAACATAATGATTGGCGTACTGATGCGGGCAAGCAGTGACATTGGCCGCGCCATAAGGGTGGCGATGGACTCCGCACTTTGCAGAGCGATCCGTTTAGGAACCAGTTCACCCAACACCAGTGATAGATAGGTCACCAGTAACACAACCAGAAACTGAGCCACCTGGTCGGCATAAGGTGCCAGCCATTCATAACGTGCCACCCAGGGCGCAATCTGGTTGGTGAGGGTTGCCCCGGCAAAGACACCATTGAGCGTCCCGATCAGCGTAATCCCGATTTGCACGGCTGCCAGAAAGCGGTCGGGGTCTTCCTGCAATTGCAGAGCAACCGCCGCCCCACGACTCCCCTCTTCGACACGTTGTTCGAGCCGGCCTCGCCGGGCCGAGACCACCGCCAGCTCGGTTGCTGCGAATAAACCGTTAGCCAACGCCAGCGCAATAATAATCAACAGTTCTTGCATGGATTCTTCTCTGCTATAGCCCTGGAACGACCAAAAACTGCACCCCGCCCACAACGGTGGACAAGGTGCAGTCGAAGTGTCACGAACATCTGTCGCAACGAGTATGAGGTAGCCGAAAGCGCAAACGGCGACGGCTTCAGTAACCGTCGCCTGCACGTCTGTTGCGCTGAACTACGTTCAGGTTCCATCTACTGATAATGGATGATCCGCAGAAAACTGGCTGCCTGTAACGAAGCACCACCAACCAACGCACCATCAATATCGGGCTGAGCCATCAATTCGTCGATATTATCCGGCTTCACACTGCCACCGTACTGGATACGTACCGTTGCGGCAATCTCAGAACCGTACAATTCGGCCAGAGTTGCCCGAATTGCCGCATGCATCGCCTGCGCATCCGCAGGAGTTGCCGTATCGCCGGTACCAATGGCCCAGATCGGCTCGTAAGCAATCACCACGTTTGCCATTTGATCCGGAGGCACCTCAAGCAGGGCAGCACGCACCTGTGCCGTCACAATCGGCTCGGCCTGCCCGGCGTCACGCTGGGGCTTACTCTCGCCAACACACACAATGGGACGCAGACCATGGGCAAGGGCGGCACGCAATTTTCGATTCACAAACGCATCACTCTCGCCAAAATACTGACGACGCTCGCTATGACCAATAATGACGTAACGACAGCCAATATCAACCAGCATTGGCGGCGAGACCTCACCGGTAAACGCACCCTGCGCTTCGGGGTACAGATTCTGCGCCCCCAACCCCAGCGGGCTATCGGCGACCAGCGCTGCCACGGCAGCGAGTGCGGTGAAGGGCGGACAAACGATAGCTTCGCGATCCGATAATTCACCGAGACCGGCCAGCAAATCGCGCACCAGCGTCGTTGCTTCGCCAACCGTCTTGTACATCTTCCAGTTGCCGGCGATTAATGGAATACGCATGAAAACCTCAGCAGCTATTTACAACAGGCGAACGAAGGTTTGTATTAATGTAAACAACAGATCATCGCTAAGCAGAAAACTCAAACCAACCCCAACGGCTGTCGTCACCGCAAATACCCGCCAGTCCCAGGCCAGCACCTTCGCCCCATCAAACGGGCCAGCCGGGATCATATTGAACAGACCAATCCAGGCGTTGAAGCGAAATCCGACATAGCAGATCGTCACCAGCAGATCAACAAATGGTGGTTGCAAGATCACAACCGGAAAGAGCAGCAAGAGAAACAACACCGACAACACCAGGTTGGTCACCGGGCCGGCCAGCGCAATGATCCCGCTCTGGCGCATCGTCAACAGACCACGGTGCCAGACAGCGCCCGGTGCTGCAATAAAGAGGCCAAAAAAACTGATCGCGATAGACAAGAGCAACCATCGATCATTCGCAATGAAATGAGCCTCTGCGCCGTAGCTACGGGCCACCACTCTATGCGCCAGCTCGTGCAGGACGAAGGCCACTCCGGCCACCACTGCCGCCACGACCAGGTTCACAAAGAACGTGCTACTCAGCAGATTTGATGCGCCAGTTTGCACAATCGCAAAAGCCAGCGTCGTCCCTGCCCACATCTTGAGCAGCTCGATGTTTTCGTCGCGCGGGCGGCTGAAAATATCATCAATCGAGGTAAAATCGCGCACGGCATCTCCCACAGTGGTTCATTAGATACAGCTCTCCTGTATTATACCCGCTTTGGCAATACTCTGGAGAGACTTACCCTTGCGCAGGCACCGTTGTCGGACATAGAACGTGATTTTCCACACATCACAGCTACGCCACAGACAGGCCGGGATGCACACCCGCGCCTGATGGTGAATGTGGTCTGGATGGCAATAATCCCTGCGACGCATGGGCAAGCGGCAATGGCCTGCCCGTTGCTCGCAGGCAGGCCGTCTGGACAGAGAGGATACAACGCGCTGAAGCTGAGGATTGGCGAAGACGGGAGCGACACATACATCACCCCGCCAGGAGCACATCTGGTCATTACCGACCAGCCGGATAGCAAGGTGATAGCACGTGCCGGAAAGCGCTTCTCAGCGGCGGCGAATAATCTCTACCAGCTCTTCAAGCGAAAGCTGCGAAAAGTGGCGCGGTGGCGATTTCGGCGTACCACACAACAACAACCGGTGACTGGGATGCAGATACCAGTCAGCCTGGCTATCGCACTGACGCAGCGTATCGTACACCGGTTTCAGATCAACGCTCGAACGACGCTGAGCCGTTACTCCCATATAGCCACGGCGGTCACGGTAGGCAAAGAGCACTGCCCCGTAGTTAAACGCCAGCCGGGAAGAGCCACCATCCGCACTTTGCACGGCAATACCCAACCCCCACGGCGTTTCAAACTCCAGGCGATGCTGGAACGCCTGCTCGAACCGCAACTGCCGCACCTCGTGCTCGTACCAGGCATCGAGATTAGCCAGCATCGCTTGCGCCACGTGATGTGGTCGGTTGGGATAGAGTGCGTTATAACCGGCAATCAGATCGGTGATATTGAAAAAGACATTTCCCGGTCGGTAATCAGCGTGATCGATCCGGGTCACCTGATCGACTAAACGACGGAGCGCCTCATCATCAGGTGCAACGGCCCGCCGGACAAGTTCCGCAGCACTGAGCGTCGGATCGGCGGTATGGTGGTGATCGAACCGGCCACCACCGGTATCGACATGAATGACGTGCGGATCAGAATCCACCGGCTGATCCTGCCAGGTGCGACCGGCAGGCACAAATTTCAAATCGGCGTCTTTAGCCGGGCCAAACCGCATCAATAACCAGATTGCGGTTAGACAGTCGAGATCAGGGGCCAGATGACCCACAATCGTCAACGGCGTTTCCACACGCAGGACTTTTCTAGGTATTACTCACATCGCCAGATGCTACCGGATGGGACAGCCGACTCAACACGAGACACCTTTCAATCTCAAGCAGGCATTTCTGCCGTCCACGCATCCTGCATGTCGATGGAGTAATACTAATTCATTCTCTAAATGTCAAATCTTGTGCCTAATATATCACGATTACCGCGCGCTCTCAAGTAGCTTGCGGCTGATAATTGCCTCTATAATACACCATTTGTCGCTGGCTTGAATTGTGATGAGAGGCACAGATAGACATCCCATTTCTCGCCGTTCTACTGCGGATACCCCAAGATGTCATCTCCCTCGTGCGCCAATATACACTATTTTACAACTATTAACTTGACAAATTTTTGTAATTAGCATACACTAACTATCGGCATTATATGATCCTGAAACACCCTTCTGCGCAACGTCAGCGCTGCCAACCGCCCCTGAAATGGTCGCGGCACATTCATACGTACCTTACGTCTGCATCTGAAGAGGGAATGTTTGTCTGTGAATCCTGCCTACCGCACACATTTGATCCTGAGCTTTCTCATCGACGGTGCCCATGTTTTGATCTGGACAGGGTTCACGATCTACCAGCTCACCGTAGTAAACATGTCACCGCTTCAACTGGTTCTGGTCGGATCAGTCCTTGAGATAACGATACTCCTCTGTGAAGTACCCACCGGCGTGATCGCCGATCTGATCAGCCGTCGACTCTCAATCATGCTCGGTTTCACGCTCACTGGCGGAGCGTATCTGCTGCAAGCGCTTGTGCCGACGTTTCCGATTGCCGTCCTGGGCGCTGTTATCTGGGGGGTGGGGATCACGTGCGTCAGTGGCGCCTATGATGCCTGGCTGGCCGATGAGCTGGGGCAGGAGCACCTTGGATCAGCCCTGTTGCGCGGCGAGCAGGTGGCACGGGTTGCAGCACTTTGCGGCCTGGCCGGTAGTGCTATCCTGGGCAGCATAGCCCTGGGGTTGCCGGTCCTGGTAGGCGGATGCCTGTTCATTATCGGTGCCGCGTATTGCCTGATTGCTATGCCCGAAACCCATTTTCGCCGCGCCGTTGATGACGAACGCACTACCTGGCACCGCATGGCAACGACCTTGCGCGACGGGGTGCGGCTGGTACGCCGTCGTCCGTATCTGCTACGGCTCCTCGCCGTGTTGTTCTTCTTTGGGCTGTTCAGCGAGGCCTGGGATCGGTTGTGGCAGAGCCATCTGGTACTCACCTTTGATCTGGCTGCGCTGACGCCTATTGCACCTATTGTGCTGCTTGCAGCGCTCATTGGCATTGAGATGCTGCTGTCAATCGCTGCCGCCGAAGTGCTACGTCGCCGCCTGCGCTCCGACGATCAGCGCCAGACGCAACGGCTGGTGTTCGGGTTTACGGCTGTGATGGTTGCGGGGCTATTGATCTACGGGCTAGCACCGCACATTGGCATCGCGGTGATCGCTTTTCTCGGTTTCAGTGTGGCACGTGGGCTGATCGGCCCCCTGCTGAGCACCTGGCAAAACGCGCAGATCGACGACTCACGGGTGCGGGCAACGGTGCTCTCGCTCGGTGGGCAAAGTGACGCGCTGGGGCAACTGGCGGGCGGGTTACCTCTGGGCGCAATCGGCAACCGCTCGCTACGCGCTGCATTTGTGACCAGTGCCATCCTCCTGGTGCCGAATCTGTGGCTGTTGCGCGGAAGACCAACATTAGCAGCAGTGCCGGTGCTGGAAGCGGCGGAACTGGTGGATGGAAGTACCACGAATTGAAAGGAACACTCGCATGTGTGCTGCAACGCTCATTGACACTACCGACGCTCTGCTCAGTCGCTATGATCAGCTCGACCTGCGTGGCCTGAGCATCACTGAAATCGCTGAGTTGCTGCGCCAGCAGGGCGCAGCGCACCTCAGCCCGATTGAACGCATCGAGCTGGCCGAGCGGCTCATTACCCGCCGTCGCTTCTTGATCGGTGCAGGGGCGTTAGCTCTGGGCATAATCACCGGCTGTGGGACGCAGGAGCAGGCTGCCGCACCAACGGCGATGGTGGCAACAACGCGCACGGTTGTCGACGGCCTGGGGCGAAGGGTCGAGGTGCCAGCCGTGCCGCAGCGCGTGGTGGCTTTACACGATCTGGACAACGCCTATGCACTGGCATCGCTAGGCTTTGCTCCGATTGGCATGGGCAGCATTACACTCGGTGATCCCTTCGAGCGGTTACGATCCCTCGGCCCTATCCCGCCAGCACTGGAGCAGACGGTTGAGGTTGGGTTATTGTACGAGCCGAACCTTGAAGCAATCGCTTCCTTACAACCTGATCTCATCCTGGGCACACGTGGCTCACACCAACAGATCCTCGATCAACTGACAGCAATCGCGCCGACTGTCCTGATCGATCAGACTGCTGGCGACGATGTGCTATCGAACCAGCGCTTTCTGGCATCGCTCGTCGGCGTGGAGGATCGGATCGACGAGCAGCTTGCCCGCTACGAAGCGAGGATCGCAGCACTCAGAGAACGCTATGCTGATACGCTAAACACCCTCGAATATACCCGCATCGACAGCTACGGTGTCGGTGCTGAAGATAACTACCTGATCCTGTTCGATCTGACCCCTGGCACCCGGGTGTTGACCGATCTTGGCGCACGACGATCAAAAACGAATGGCAACGTTGACAATGACCCGTTTCCCGCGATTAGCCTGGAGCGCCTGGCCGACTACGATGCCGATGTCATCTTCATCGGCGTTGAGGCCGGTACGCAGCCAGAGCCACAAGTTTTACAGCTATTGTCAGCGACGTTCGCCGGTCAGAACAATCAAATCTTCGCCGTCGATTATGGAGTCTGGGGCTTTCGACTGGTCGATGCACTCTTCATTGTTCTGAACGATATTGAACAGATTCTCTCTTCACGTTCGCTTAACACGGCAGGGGATTTTCGTTGACAGATAGGTATAAAGCAAGAGGCACATCACAATGGACACGCAACACATTGCCACAGACACATGGAGCATCGATCATCTTGCCCCCCACGCTCCGGCCACGGACGATCTGCTAGAACTGGCTACCTGGTTGCAGTGCAACGGCGCAGCGCACCTCAGCCCAATTGAACGCATCGAACTGGCCGAGCGGCTGATCACCCGCCGTCGCTTCCTGATCGGTGCAGGGGTGTTAGCCCTGGGCATGATCACCGGCTGTGGGACACAGGAGCAGGCTGCCGCACCAACGGCGACGGTGGCGGCGACGCGCACGGTGCGGCATGCATATGGCACAACTGACGTGCCGCTTAAACCACAACGGGTTATCGCACTCGATGCCTTCTTCACACTGACGCCTTTAGTCGAACTCGGTGTTCCTGTCATTGGTTCAGTCAGTCTGGGAAGTCCGGCAGTCTATCCAGGCTTAAGTGACCAAGAGAGTGCAAACATTGTGAGTATCGGAAATGGACGACTCGGTAGCCTGGAAACGGTAGCTGCTCTGAAGCCCGATCTTATCATTGGGATCGATTTTGTCGAACCACCTTACGAAGAACTAAGCCAGATTGCGCCAACCGTGATCAATTCCTACAGCCCTCGATTGGAAAGAGCAACATCGCGCCCTGGGCGAAGCGACCGGCACCTATGAGCGAGCTGAACGAGGAATTGCAGCATACGAAGAACGAGTAGCTCTGCTGCGATCTCGTATACCAGACCTCACAGTGTCATACCTCTCCTTAATTGGGGAAACACCACTGCTCTATCTTCAGGGTCCGAAAGCATGGGCGCCTGCCAGGATCCTTGCGGATGCGGGAGTTCAACGACCTGCCGATGAGATTGTCAGCGATGACACTTTCTTCAAGGCATTGAGCCTGGAAGTATTACCTGAACTCAAAGGAGATGTCCTGCTATACAGCGCCAATTACCCTGGCATTAGCCCAGAAGAAATCAGCAGTGTCCGCTCACTGCTCGCCAACCCAATCTGGCAACAAATACCCGCTGTCCGAGCCGGACGAGCTTTTGAGGTAACCGGTGCCCATTGGGAAACATTTGGCGGTCTACGCTCGGCACAAGGAGTTCTGGATGACATTGAACGATTGTTACTACCACTAGCGTAGCATAGAGGGAGCCTTTTTCGATGGCTACAGTTGCTGCAAATACTTCTAGCACACAGACCATCAGCATCAAGCGCTCGCGCCAGATGCTCTTGCTTGGCTTACCGGTATGTGCAATCATCCTCGGTCTTGCCCTGCTGAGCAGCATCGCTTTCGGCGCTGCGGACATCGCGCCTAACGATGTATGGCAGGCACTGATCGCCTTTAACCCGGCATCGACCGAGCACCTGATCATCCGTACTTTGCGGGTGCCGCGCGCGGCGGTGGCAGCCCTGGTTGGCGCAGCGCTGGCGGTGGCCGGGGCACTGATGCAGGGACTGACCCGCAACCCGCTGGCCGATCCGGGCATCCTTGGCATTGAAACCGGGGCGGCACTGGGTGTCGTTTCTGCCGTCTTCTTTCTCAAGATTGGTTCGTTGTACCTGTACGCTCTGTTTGCCTTTACCGGTGCCGCACTCACTGCACTGGCGGTCTATGCACTCGGTTCAATTGGTCGTGGTGGACCTACACCGCTGAAGATCACGATTGCCGGTGCCGCACTTACCGCACTGCTTTCATCATTCACCACCGGTATCCTGATCTTCAATCAACGTACCCTCGAAGAGGTGCGCTTCTGGCTGGCCGGCAGCGTCGCCGGCCGTGATCTCAACCTGCTGGCACAGGCGTCGCCATACCTGATCTGTGGATTGCTACTGGCATTGGCGCTGGGGCGGCAGATCACCACCATCTCACTGGGTGACGAGATCGCGAAGGGTCTCGGTCAACGCACCGGCTGGGTAAAGCTGTTGACTGCCATAGCGACCGTGCTTCTGGCCGGCGCCAGCGTGGCCGTTGCCGGTCCGATTGGATTTGTCGGTCTGGTCATTCCCCACGCGGTGCGTTTTCTGGTTGGAGTGGATTATCGCTGGATTTTACCCTATGCCGCATTGATTGGCGCCACCTTTCTGGTGCTGTCTGACGTGGCCGCACGCCTCATCATTCGCCCAACCGAATTGCCGGTTGGGGTCATGACCGCCCTGATCGGCGGACCCTTCTTCGTCTATCTGGTGCGCTGGCGGGTGAAACGATGACAGCGTGAAGGGTGATATGAGTGGCTGGCGATGGCATCATCAGCGTACCTGATCGCATGAGAGGAATATCGAGATGCAACCATTAGCGCAAACGCTGGACCGGATCCGCACAATCAGTGAGTATCTCAAACCAGAATTTGGCATACCTGCCGATGGAAATTGGGTGTCCGTAGCAGATGATTTTGTGTCAGGTTCGCCCTGGCTCACGAGCATGATCGCTGCAGAACAGACCCGCCTGCGCACAACATCTGCGGCTATTATCGGTAGCACGCTGTTGCAGAACTACCAGTGGCCAATTATTCCTACCGTGGTGGCGTGCTATCTGTTTGAACAGCGGGTGCCAGATTTGGCCCCTGCCAATACGCGCGTCCACTTCACTGCCGAGCACCAGGCAGACGCACTGGCTCTCCTCGGCGGACGCTTTAGCGCCTTACCTGATGACCCGGCAGCAGAACACCCGGATGCGACTATCGTGCCCGATCGCGCAGCGCTGCGGGATGCGATGCGGACAGGTATTGAGTCGCACTTTGCGGTGGTTATTGAACACATTTGCGCGGCGTTAGGTTGCAAACCGCGCGGTCTATGGCTGAACGTTGCTGATGCAGTAGCCAATGCGCTGATCTGGCTTGCCCAGCAACATGCAGCGTTTGACCCGACCCAGATCGAAGCCGAAGTTGAGGCAGTGATCCGTGTACCCGGCTCGCCGCTGAACAATCGGCAAGTTGGGTTGATCCAGCTCAGTTACGGTGAAAACCGGCAGCTTTTTCTCCGGCGGGCTACTTGCTGTTACTGGTACAAAACTGAAGGTGGTGAGTATTGCCTGACATGCCCCCACCGCACTGCCGAAGATCGGCAGGCACGACTCCTCGCTTACATGGCGCAGAAGTACACCCAGCAACAGCAGCTCGTTCAGGAAGAGGTAACGGCATGAGTGTTGAGGTTCCATCTTCCCGTGGTCAGCAGTCACCGTGGCTAACCCTGCGCACCCGTGGTCTTTCTTTTCGCATTGACCGACGTGTGCCGCCGGTACTGACTCTGGCACTGCTGGCAACGATCACAGCAATGGTGATCAACATTGGGGTCGGTGCATACCCTATCCCACCGCTCGATGTGATACGGACTGTGCTCGGCCTACCGACCGGCAATGAAGACTATTCCTTCATCGTGAACGTTTTACGTCTACCGCGTATGCTCGTCGCTGCGCTAGTCGGCATGGCACTTGGGGTGTCTGGAGCGATTATCCAGGGCTTGACCCGCAATCCACTGGCCGATCCCGGCATCCTTGGCATCAGCGCCGGCGCCAGCCTCAGCGCCGTGACCCTTATCGTGGTCGTACGCAACGTACCATCCGGCGTGATTCC
This genomic window from Chloroflexus aurantiacus J-10-fl contains:
- a CDS encoding MFS transporter; this translates as MNPAYRTHLILSFLIDGAHVLIWTGFTIYQLTVVNMSPLQLVLVGSVLEITILLCEVPTGVIADLISRRLSIMLGFTLTGGAYLLQALVPTFPIAVLGAVIWGVGITCVSGAYDAWLADELGQEHLGSALLRGEQVARVAALCGLAGSAILGSIALGLPVLVGGCLFIIGAAYCLIAMPETHFRRAVDDERTTWHRMATTLRDGVRLVRRRPYLLRLLAVLFFFGLFSEAWDRLWQSHLVLTFDLAALTPIAPIVLLAALIGIEMLLSIAAAEVLRRRLRSDDQRQTQRLVFGFTAVMVAGLLIYGLAPHIGIAVIAFLGFSVARGLIGPLLSTWQNAQIDDSRVRATVLSLGGQSDALGQLAGGLPLGAIGNRSLRAAFVTSAILLVPNLWLLRGRPTLAAVPVLEAAELVDGSTTN
- the tpiA gene encoding triose-phosphate isomerase: MRIPLIAGNWKMYKTVGEATTLVRDLLAGLGELSDREAIVCPPFTALAAVAALVADSPLGLGAQNLYPEAQGAFTGEVSPPMLVDIGCRYVIIGHSERRQYFGESDAFVNRKLRAALAHGLRPIVCVGESKPQRDAGQAEPIVTAQVRAALLEVPPDQMANVVIAYEPIWAIGTGDTATPADAQAMHAAIRATLAELYGSEIAATVRIQYGGSVKPDNIDELMAQPDIDGALVGGASLQAASFLRIIHYQ
- a CDS encoding TolB family protein; translated protein: MYRPGMMWSMLALIGALMLSSVAPLAAAPFSGRTSFADPRFAAIWSRTDSEAVRGGRTWYWGPGPWFDYGEFYRESPNAIRTVQYFDKARMEINRPDDGIVTNGLLVKELVSGRMQLGDFPYDVTYRDPSDVPVAGNPRAANTIAPGYRDFAGIATIDNGYRDPSRLNERVSAVIARGGNIGIREDLARPETTIVQYNSVTGHNIPRVFWDFMNARGRVVENGRVVTAPIVDWLFAMGYPITDPYWTRAVVGDTERDVLVQLFERRVLTYTPDNPPGYQVEMGNVGQHYFQWRYPHLGAPWVAPDPATPLIYASNIDTGSHWELYRATFDGGGRRLTFNNGETVAFSWRRSWDPNQHFLVVDSRRNSPQYRQIYLLNAVAADAGEQAAGASVVRISYSNADGNFPPSDNDSSSIPGSEYNASVSPDGTLLAFVSERQGIPQLYLRRLNVSPLRGYASPITAYDRPCNVESPTWSPDGRYLFWVTNCEGNFEIYRATIVFYYIDDLFASISLNNIRNLSNNAANDRFARISPDGRTIAFASDRDGNWEIYVMNSDGSNVRRLTNNAATDDSPTWSLTNQQLAFASDRDGDFEIYILNVSDGAIVQQVTQNTAQDRWPLWAQ
- a CDS encoding iron-siderophore ABC transporter substrate-binding protein is translated as MCAATLIDTTDALLSRYDQLDLRGLSITEIAELLRQQGAAHLSPIERIELAERLITRRRFLIGAGALALGIITGCGTQEQAAAPTAMVATTRTVVDGLGRRVEVPAVPQRVVALHDLDNAYALASLGFAPIGMGSITLGDPFERLRSLGPIPPALEQTVEVGLLYEPNLEAIASLQPDLILGTRGSHQQILDQLTAIAPTVLIDQTAGDDVLSNQRFLASLVGVEDRIDEQLARYEARIAALRERYADTLNTLEYTRIDSYGVGAEDNYLILFDLTPGTRVLTDLGARRSKTNGNVDNDPFPAISLERLADYDADVIFIGVEAGTQPEPQVLQLLSATFAGQNNQIFAVDYGVWGFRLVDALFIVLNDIEQILSSRSLNTAGDFR
- a CDS encoding hemolysin family protein — encoded protein: MQELLIIIALALANGLFAATELAVVSARRGRLEQRVEEGSRGAAVALQLQEDPDRFLAAVQIGITLIGTLNGVFAGATLTNQIAPWVARYEWLAPYADQVAQFLVVLLVTYLSLVLGELVPKRIALQSAESIATLMARPMSLLARISTPIIMLLSASTRFVLMILGRANVAEERVTEEDIRALVREGTETGEVELQEQQFIDRVFRFSDRAVRHIMTPRHEVEMVAADRTLGEVIDELLASGYSRFPVYEETPDQIVGIVHVRDLLLLYRKQGEQALVREAVSPPLYVPENSRASALLTTFRRSRRHMALVVGELGGIEGVVTLEDVLEEIVGEIDDEYDDATPPPIVRREDGSYLVEGSLPIDEVRTLLDVDELPEEETYRYETLAGLVISLIGQIPRAGDVVHWGEWRFEVVDMDGLRVDKVLISREPAAT
- a CDS encoding peptidase M50; the encoded protein is MGDAVRDFTSIDDIFSRPRDENIELLKMWAGTTLAFAIVQTGASNLLSSTFFVNLVVAAVVAGVAFVLHELAHRVVARSYGAEAHFIANDRWLLLSIAISFFGLFIAAPGAVWHRGLLTMRQSGIIALAGPVTNLVLSVLFLLLLFPVVILQPPFVDLLVTICYVGFRFNAWIGLFNMIPAGPFDGAKVLAWDWRVFAVTTAVGVGLSFLLSDDLLFTLIQTFVRLL
- a CDS encoding FecCD family ABC transporter permease, with the protein product MATVAANTSSTQTISIKRSRQMLLLGLPVCAIILGLALLSSIAFGAADIAPNDVWQALIAFNPASTEHLIIRTLRVPRAAVAALVGAALAVAGALMQGLTRNPLADPGILGIETGAALGVVSAVFFLKIGSLYLYALFAFTGAALTALAVYALGSIGRGGPTPLKITIAGAALTALLSSFTTGILIFNQRTLEEVRFWLAGSVAGRDLNLLAQASPYLICGLLLALALGRQITTISLGDEIAKGLGQRTGWVKLLTAIATVLLAGASVAVAGPIGFVGLVIPHAVRFLVGVDYRWILPYAALIGATFLVLSDVAARLIIRPTELPVGVMTALIGGPFFVYLVRWRVKR
- a CDS encoding IucA/IucC family C-terminal-domain containing protein, which produces MQPLAQTLDRIRTISEYLKPEFGIPADGNWVSVADDFVSGSPWLTSMIAAEQTRLRTTSAAIIGSTLLQNYQWPIIPTVVACYLFEQRVPDLAPANTRVHFTAEHQADALALLGGRFSALPDDPAAEHPDATIVPDRAALRDAMRTGIESHFAVVIEHICAALGCKPRGLWLNVADAVANALIWLAQQHAAFDPTQIEAEVEAVIRVPGSPLNNRQVGLIQLSYGENRQLFLRRATCCYWYKTEGGEYCLTCPHRTAEDRQARLLAYMAQKYTQQQQLVQEEVTA